The stretch of DNA GAAGGTGTCGTAACTGCGTCCGCCCGGGTGGACCACATGATAGGTGCAGCCACCAACGGCGCGTTTGTTCCAGGTGTCGAAGAGATCGAACACCAGGGGGGAATGGACCTTGATGAGGGGGTGCATGGCGGAAGGGGGTTGCCAGGCTTTGAAACGGACCCCGGCGACGTACTCTCCGGCGGTGCCAGTATTGTTCATGGGGAGGAGGTGGCCATTGCAGGCAACCTGGTAACGATCCGGGGGGAGGTTGGCGATGCGGATCTGGATGCGTTCGGCGGAGGAGTCCACAAAACGGGTGGTTCCCTGGCGGCTGAGCTCCTCGCCGAGGACGTGCCAGGGCTCCAGCGCCTGCCGCAGTTCAAGATGGACTCCCTGTATTTGGACCTCGCCTATTTTGGGGAAACGAAATTCGAGAAAGGGATCCAGCCAGGCATCCTGGAATGGATAACCGGCTGCCCGCAGTTCGGCGGCCACCTCGGCCACGTCCCGGGCGACGTGATACGGCAGCATGAAACGGTCATGCAGGGTCGTGCTCCAACGCACCAGAGGGATGCGATAGGGCTGCTGCCAGAATCGGGCGACCAAAGTCCGGAGCAACACCATCTGGACCAGGCTCATCCTGGCATGCGGGGGCATTTCAAAGGCGCGCAGTTCCAGTAAGCCGAGACGGCCTGTGGGGCTGTGCGGGGCGTAGAGTTTGTCGATGCAAAACTCTGCCCGGTGGGTGTTGCCGGAGATGTCCACCAACAGGTGGCGCAACAGCCGATCGGCAAGCCAGGGTTGGTCGCTTTCGCCGTTGGGAATCTGACTGAGGGCGATTTCAAGCTCGTGGAGATAGTCGTCGCGGCCTTCATCGACACGCGGCGCCTGGCTGGTGGGGCCGATGAAAAGGCTGGAAAAGAGGTAGGAGAGCCCTGGGTGGTGCTGCCAATAGGTGATCAGACTGGCGAGCAGGTCGGGGCGCCGCAACAGGGGGCTGTCGGCAGGGGTCGGTCCCCCCAGGGTGACATGGTTGCCGCCGCCGGTGCCGGTGTGGCGGCCATCCAGCAAAAATTTTTCCGTCGCCAAACGGGCGTTGCGAGCCTCTTCGTAAAGCACGGTCGTGCAGTGGACCAGGTCGGCCCAATGGTGGGCGGGATGGATGTTGACCTCGATGACCCCGGGGTCCGGGGTGACATAAAACTTGTTGAGACGCCAATCTTCCGGGGGTGGATACCCCTCCAGAAGGACTGGGATGGCCAACTCTTGGGCTGTGGCCTCGATGGCTTCGACCACGGCCATGAACCCCTCCAGATGGGTCAAGGGTGGCAGAAAGATGCACAGACGCCCCTCCCGGGGTTCGATGCAAAGCGCCGTGCCGATGAAATCAGCCAGCAGGGCTGCCGCGACCGGTTGCTGTGCCGGCAGGGGTTCCCTGGGTTCAAAAGCGCACCGTTCGGGAGGTGAAGGTCGCTTCTCCGGAGGCGTGGCGTGCAACGATTGCAGGGGGAGCCGCAAGCCCATGGGGGAGTCGCCGGGAATCAGAAAAAGGTGCCCCTGACGTGTTTGCCACAGGCAACTGATCCAGCGGGATGCGTGTGGATCCCAGGCCAGGGGGAGGGCAAAACCCACCGGATTTTGCAACCCCTGGGACAGGATACGCGCCAGGCGTTGCCGGTCCAGGGAGTCCTTCAGAGAGGCTTGCAGGGGATCGACGCCCACGGGGAGGGAGTACTCCTGCCAGATGTGATAGATCGGGTCTTCGTAGGCGGGGGTGAGGGCCGATTCAATACCACCCAGCCGGGCGGCCAACCTTTGGGCGAAGCGTTGGGCGGACGCGATATCCTGACCATCGTTGCGGGTGGGGTCTCCCTGGAGGTCGGGGTGGTGCCAGAGAGGCTGGCCGTCGGTTCGCCAGTAACAGGCGTAACGCCAACGCGGCAGCTCCTCCCCGGGGTACCACTTGCCCTGGGCGAAGTGCAACAGGGATCCGGTGGCAAAACGCCGGGCCAATCGCAACAGCAGATCGTGGGCTCGCTCCCGTTTGTGGGGACCGTCGGCTGCCGTCGTCCACTCCGGGCCGTCCATGTCGTCGATGGAGACGAAAGTGGGTTCCCCCCCCATGGTGAGGCGGATGTCGTTGGCCACGATTTCCTCATCCACCTGCTCCCCCAAGGCCAGAATGGCCGACCACTGGTCATCGGTGTAGGGTTTGGTGACGCGGGGATCTTCCTGGATACGGGTCAAGGTGTTGGCGTGGTGGAATGTGACCTCGCAAGGATCGCTGTTGCCGGTGACGGGCGCGGCGTTGCGAGGATCCGGCGTACAGGCCAGGGGAATATGCCCCTCTCCGGCGAAGAGGCCTGAGGTGGGATCCATGCCAATCCAGCCGGCCCCGGGCAGATAGACCTCACACCAGGCGTGCAGATCGGTAAAATCGGCGGGGGGGCCGGAGGGTCCGTCCAGGGATTTGACATCCGAGACCAGTTGGACCAAATATCCGGAGACAAAACGGGCGGCAAGTCCCAGCCGGCGCAGGGCCTGCACCAGCAGCCAGGCGGTATCCCGGCAGGAACCGGTTCCCTTGGCAAAGGTCTCCTCACAGGATTGGATCCCGGGCTCCATGCGGATGGTGTAACCGATCTTCTTTTGCAGCGCTTGCAGGGTTTCGGCGAGAAAATCAATGGTGGGACGAGGTTTTTGGTTCAGGTTTTGCAGCCATTTTTCCAGGTGCGGGCTGGTTTCTCTGACCTCAAGATAGGGTTGCAGCTCCTTCAGGAGTTCTTTTTCGTAGGGGAAAGAAAATGTGCGGGCCGACTCTTCCAGGAAAAAATCGAATGGATTGATGGTGACCATGCGGGCCACCACCTCCACGTCGATGCTCAGTTCCCGGCAGAGTTCCGGAAAGACCACCCGGGCAAGAAAATTGCCGAAAGGATCCTGCTGCCAATTGATGAAATGGGGCTCCGGTCGGATCTTCAGGGTGTAGGAGTCGATGGGCGTGCGGCAATGCGGCGCCGGACGCAGGCGGATGACGTGAGGCGAAAGGGAGACAAGGCGGTCGAATCGATAAGAGGTTTGATGGCGGATGGCGACACGGATGGTCATGGGAAACAGCCTCGTCAAGTCTCAGGAGTGGTCTTTGAGTTTTTCCCAGTTGAACGGGGGGAGTCCGTGGAAGATGCGTTCCAGGCCCTTGTGCCAGTGCTTGCACAGGGAGAGCAGATAGGGGTTGTCCTGTCCGAGACGGGCCTGGGTGCCGCCGTCGAGTTGACCAGAGTGGAGCATGAGCAGGTCGATGGGTGGACCGACCGTCAGGTTGGAACGCATGGTGGAGTCCAGAGAGACCAGGGCGCAGCGCGTGGCGTCGTCGATGGACATCCCGACGTGTACGATCCGGTCGAGGATGGGTTTGCCGTATTTGGTTTCACCGATCTGAAGGAAAGGGTGATAGGGGGAGGGAGCGATGTGGTTCCCTTCCGGGTAGATCAGAAACATGGCGTGCCGGGCCGAGCCGATCTGGCCGGCCAGAATGAAGGTGGCTTCAAAGCGCACGGAGGAGTCTTGTCGATCCTCGGATCGTTTTTGTACATCGAGGCTGACCGAGCCGAGATAGTCGGCGGCGGCATGCATGTCCACCACGGTGCGCAGGCTGGTTTTGCACTCCGGATTTTCGCTGTCCAGGAAGAGGCGGTGGACCACTGCCTGTGTCGTGGCCAGATTGCCCGAGGAGAGCAGGACGAACTGGCGTTCCCCTTTCCAAACGAAGGTGAACATTTTGGGATAGGAACCCACCTGGTCCACACCGGCATTGGTGCGTGAGTCGGAAGCGAGTATCATGCCCTCGTTGAGTTGAATGCCGACGCAATAGGTCATAACGCCTCGTCTATGCCTGGAATGGAGTTGTTGCCGGAAGAGTGCTGAACAGCGACTATTTGACCATGGAGAGCGGAAAGTTGCCCGAGCAGGAAAATCTGGAACCAGGATATCAGGAAGCTTTTGGTGGCGATGGTACGCTCCAGGCCCATTGGCGGAAATTTTTTGATTTTCTCTATGCCGGTGGACCCGATCTGCCCCAGCGGTTGGAAGAGGATGCCAGGCGTTTGCTGCGGGAATCCGGCGCGACCTACAATATTCGGGCAGGGCAGTTCAGCCGGCGCCATGTCTGGCCGTTGGATCCGGTGCCGTTGATCATGGACGCCGATCTCTGGGAGCGGCTCTCCGTGGGTTTGACGCAACGCCATCAGCTCCTTTCGCTGCTGTTGCAGGATCTGTATGGTCCGCGCCGTTGCATCCACGAAGGCATTCTGCCGGCAGAGGTGGTTTACGGTTGGTCGGGCTTTTTGTTGTCCTCCTATGGCCGCAATACAGGGCAGACGCCGGCTTTGCCATTTTATGCCGCGGATATGGGACGCGATATGTCTGGACGTTTTCTGGTTCTTTCGGACCGGACGCAGGCCCCTTCCGGACATGGGTACGTGTTGCAGAATCGGCGGGTCATGGGGCGGCTGTATGGCAGCACCGGGCAGTTGGCCAACATTCCGCCGCTGTTGCCCTTTTTCCGGGCCATGCGCTCGGATCTGGTGTCTCTGACGCCGTACTCCAAGCAGGAGGCCCATGTGGTGCTTCTGACGCCAGGGCCGGGTTACGAGACACACTACGAACATACCCTGCTGGCCCATTTTTTGGGATTGACCTTGGCCCAGGGAGATGATCTGGCCGTGCGTCATGGCCGCCTGTGGCTGAAAACCCTGGATGGGTTGATGCCTGTCGAAGTGGTGCTGCGCCGGGTTGATGAGACCTGGTGCGATCCTCTGGAGTTGCGGGAGGATTCGATGTTGGGGGTGGTGGGGTTGACCCAGGTGGCCCGGGCAGGACGGGTGGCCATGGCCAACGTTCTCGGGAGCGGCGTTCTGGAAACCCTGGCCATCCAGGCTTATCTGCCCCGCCTTGCCAACTATTTTCTTGGCGCGGATCTGCTTCTGGCGAGTCCCCGCACCTGGTGGTTGGGTGATCCGGTTCAACGAGCCGAGGCTGTGGCGCGTTGGTCCGAGTTGACGATCCTGCCTCTGGCCTATGATCCGGTCTATCCGATATCCGGCAATGCTTCGGTTGCAGCACTCTCCAGGGAACAGGTTCTCGCGATGCCGCACCGCTTTGTTGCCCGGGAGAGTTTTATCCCATCCCGGGCGCCCTGCATCCATGCTGGCCAGCTTGGTCACCAACCGGTCCTCATTCGCGCCTATCTCTCCAGCGATGGGCAACATGCCCGGGTGATGCCGGGGGGATTGGCGCGCGTTGCCACGGGACATAGCGGTTCTCTGGCTTTTTCCCCCACGCAGGGGGGGGTTGCCAAGGATATCTGGATTGTTGCCGCGCAGCCTTTTGAACAACGTGAGACCCTGGTCAGCACGCCCATTCTGAATCCGGCGCCGCTGGTCGGCGTTCCCAGCCGGGTGGCGGAAAACCTGTTTTGGATCGGGCGTTATGCGGAGCGGGCTGAAGGAACGATTCGTTTGTTTCGTGAGTTCATGGCCTTGGATACGGAGGAGAACTCCTTGACCTCCCGGCAGCGTGACCTGTGCCGCCGGCTGCTTTTGACCACCTTCACCCACGTCACGGCCACCTACCCCGGGTTTACGGGCGAGGAGGGGGCTTATGCCCTCTCCGATCCATTTTCCGAACTTTTTTCGACTCTCCTGACTCCCGAACGGGTCGGCAGTCTGGCCTTCTCTCTGCGATCCATGATTCATGCGGCTTTTTCGGTGCGTGATCGTCTCTCGACCGATACCTGGGAAGTCCTGGACGGCATCTCCCAGGCCTTGGACGCCCTGCAAGGACGCATGCCCCGGAATCTTGGAGGGCTCTTCTGGGAGACCGGACCTCTGCTGCAGGGATTGACCGCTTTTTCCGGCCTGACCTGGGAAAATATGAATCGTGACCTGGGGTGGCGGTTCCTTGATCTGGGGCGCCGCCTGGAACGCAGCATGTTTTTGGCGCAGGTCTTGGAAACCACCCTGGCCGAACCGGTGGAAGAGAGCAGTGAGACGGCCATCATGGAGCGGTTGCTCAACGTCAACGACAGTCTGACCGCCTTTCGCATGCAGTTCCAGACCACGATGGAACTCTCTCTGGTGCTGGAAAAGTTGTTGCAGGATGATACCAATCCACGTTCGCTGGTGTTTCAGTTGACTCTGATGGAGAACCATGCGGCAGCCATTCCACGCAGCCCGCACCAGAATCTCTACCGCACCCAT from Magnetococcales bacterium encodes:
- a CDS encoding transglutaminase family protein; protein product: MTIRVAIRHQTSYRFDRLVSLSPHVIRLRPAPHCRTPIDSYTLKIRPEPHFINWQQDPFGNFLARVVFPELCRELSIDVEVVARMVTINPFDFFLEESARTFSFPYEKELLKELQPYLEVRETSPHLEKWLQNLNQKPRPTIDFLAETLQALQKKIGYTIRMEPGIQSCEETFAKGTGSCRDTAWLLVQALRRLGLAARFVSGYLVQLVSDVKSLDGPSGPPADFTDLHAWCEVYLPGAGWIGMDPTSGLFAGEGHIPLACTPDPRNAAPVTGNSDPCEVTFHHANTLTRIQEDPRVTKPYTDDQWSAILALGEQVDEEIVANDIRLTMGGEPTFVSIDDMDGPEWTTAADGPHKRERAHDLLLRLARRFATGSLLHFAQGKWYPGEELPRWRYACYWRTDGQPLWHHPDLQGDPTRNDGQDIASAQRFAQRLAARLGGIESALTPAYEDPIYHIWQEYSLPVGVDPLQASLKDSLDRQRLARILSQGLQNPVGFALPLAWDPHASRWISCLWQTRQGHLFLIPGDSPMGLRLPLQSLHATPPEKRPSPPERCAFEPREPLPAQQPVAAALLADFIGTALCIEPREGRLCIFLPPLTHLEGFMAVVEAIEATAQELAIPVLLEGYPPPEDWRLNKFYVTPDPGVIEVNIHPAHHWADLVHCTTVLYEEARNARLATEKFLLDGRHTGTGGGNHVTLGGPTPADSPLLRRPDLLASLITYWQHHPGLSYLFSSLFIGPTSQAPRVDEGRDDYLHELEIALSQIPNGESDQPWLADRLLRHLLVDISGNTHRAEFCIDKLYAPHSPTGRLGLLELRAFEMPPHARMSLVQMVLLRTLVARFWQQPYRIPLVRWSTTLHDRFMLPYHVARDVAEVAAELRAAGYPFQDAWLDPFLEFRFPKIGEVQIQGVHLELRQALEPWHVLGEELSRQGTTRFVDSSAERIQIRIANLPPDRYQVACNGHLLPMNNTGTAGEYVAGVRFKAWQPPSAMHPLIKVHSPLVFDLFDTWNKRAVGGCTYHVVHPGGRSYDTF
- a CDS encoding peptidase; translation: MTYCVGIQLNEGMILASDSRTNAGVDQVGSYPKMFTFVWKGERQFVLLSSGNLATTQAVVHRLFLDSENPECKTSLRTVVDMHAAADYLGSVSLDVQKRSEDRQDSSVRFEATFILAGQIGSARHAMFLIYPEGNHIAPSPYHPFLQIGETKYGKPILDRIVHVGMSIDDATRCALVSLDSTMRSNLTVGPPIDLLMLHSGQLDGGTQARLGQDNPYLLSLCKHWHKGLERIFHGLPPFNWEKLKDHS
- a CDS encoding circularly permuted type 2 ATP-grasp protein is translated as MLNSDYLTMESGKLPEQENLEPGYQEAFGGDGTLQAHWRKFFDFLYAGGPDLPQRLEEDARRLLRESGATYNIRAGQFSRRHVWPLDPVPLIMDADLWERLSVGLTQRHQLLSLLLQDLYGPRRCIHEGILPAEVVYGWSGFLLSSYGRNTGQTPALPFYAADMGRDMSGRFLVLSDRTQAPSGHGYVLQNRRVMGRLYGSTGQLANIPPLLPFFRAMRSDLVSLTPYSKQEAHVVLLTPGPGYETHYEHTLLAHFLGLTLAQGDDLAVRHGRLWLKTLDGLMPVEVVLRRVDETWCDPLELREDSMLGVVGLTQVARAGRVAMANVLGSGVLETLAIQAYLPRLANYFLGADLLLASPRTWWLGDPVQRAEAVARWSELTILPLAYDPVYPISGNASVAALSREQVLAMPHRFVARESFIPSRAPCIHAGQLGHQPVLIRAYLSSDGQHARVMPGGLARVATGHSGSLAFSPTQGGVAKDIWIVAAQPFEQRETLVSTPILNPAPLVGVPSRVAENLFWIGRYAERAEGTIRLFREFMALDTEENSLTSRQRDLCRRLLLTTFTHVTATYPGFTGEEGAYALSDPFSELFSTLLTPERVGSLAFSLRSMIHAAFSVRDRLSTDTWEVLDGISQALDALQGRMPRNLGGLFWETGPLLQGLTAFSGLTWENMNRDLGWRFLDLGRRLERSMFLAQVLETTLAEPVEESSETAIMERLLNVNDSLTAFRMQFQTTMELSLVLEKLLQDDTNPRSLVFQLTLMENHAAAIPRSPHQNLYRTHLGRVVFETLAAVRLADPGELIRVTEAGGQREKLIDLTGRIRKLLPLFSETASNSYFRHADPPHHLFRANRNAR